One segment of Panicum virgatum strain AP13 chromosome 1K, P.virgatum_v5, whole genome shotgun sequence DNA contains the following:
- the LOC120650397 gene encoding treacle protein-like, which yields MQSQSCDPQLRACSMKVKLEVPAGKQAGMAPSRSLPRCASELGDPPSPFSSNPAHHPASQPTTPSGLSASYAAKPGAGSPPSTPGKAKSKPTTPAAAMAAYYASQWSPRRLMQRAARAFRSSRSRRVRSKDLAAGEERGSSPTSKVSDTACAVSLGGGGAAAAELARNEGNGDTAAGVEQQQQEEEERHDHPDVVPEKIIHEMNHHAAPVVAEDDCGAMTAAPAEDECDAKTAPAEEGKENEKETAAAAATEEVEVESPKKGAAPAPAAEPVAAAAEEVADKFVAVVKEAIRKHEEEQGDKKGAARKFQGSRVRTAMEARAESEQPRRWEATPRSNDVIEEARSKLLEMRQCSRVRALVGAFETVMDSNKQDAAATPRQRCRRSA from the exons ATGCAGAGCCAATCCTGTGATCCTCAACTTCGCGCCTGCAGCATGAAGGTCAAGCTCGAG GTCCCTGCTGGTAAGCAGGCGGGCATGGCGCCGTCGCGGTCCCTGCCGCGGTGCGCGAGCGAGCTCGGCGACCCGCCGTCGCCGTTCAGCTCCAACCCGGCGCACCACCCCGCCTCCCAGCCCACCACGCCCTCCGGGCTGTCGGCGTCCTACGCGGCCAAGCCcggcgccggctcgccgccgtccacgccCGGCAAGGCCAAGTCCAAGccgaccacgccggcggcggccatggcggcgtacTACGCGTCGCAGTGGTCGCCCAGGAGGCTCATGcagcgcgccgcccgcgcgttCCGCTCCAGCAGGTCGCGCCGCGTGAGGAGCaaggacctcgccgccggcgaggagcgcggTTCGTCGCCCACCAGCAAGGTCTCCGACACGGCCTGCGCCGTGAGcctaggtggtggtggtgctgctgctgccgagctCGCCCGCAACGAGGGCAACGGCGACACCGCGGCCGGtgtggagcagcagcagcaggaggaggaggagcgccacgACCACCCCGACGTCGTCCCCGAGAAGATCATACACGAAATGAACCATCACGCGGCGCCGGTCGTGGCGGAGGATGACTGCGGGGCGATgacagcggcgccggcggaggatgAGTGCGACGCGAAGACGGCACCGGCGGAGGAGGGGAAGGAGAATGAGAAGgagactgccgccgccgccgccacggaggaggtggaggtggagtccCCCAAGAAAGGAGCGGCACCcgcaccggcggcggagcccgtcgccgccgcggccgaggaGGTGGCGGACAAGTTCGtggcggtggtgaaggaggcGATCAGGAAGCacgaggaggagcagggcgACAAGAAGGGGGCGGCGAGGAAGTTCCAGGGCAGCCGGGTGAGGACGGCGATGGAGGCGCGGGCGGAGTCGGAGCAGCCGCGGCGGTGGGAGGCGACGCCGCGCAGCAACGACGTGATCGAGGAGGCCCGCAGCAAGCTGCTGGAGATGCGCCAGTGCAGCAGGGTCCGGGCGCTCGTCGGCGCCTTCGAGACCGTCATGGACAGCAACAAgcaggacgccgccgccacgccgcggcaGCGCTGCCGCCGGTCGGCCTGA
- the LOC120650720 gene encoding uncharacterized protein LOC120650720 isoform X2: MSAAAFPSWAILEPFVFRRDDDASFPDESKAPVRASGTTSLGAPFRIAFSFAEPPRVSRLYAQLPGFPGPDKLTPLAFLATHHRLALLQVCTLLPNFVIVQDFFIFSAYHDPSSLQRLPPSSEMDAQPPPGHLDYLVERRLLRDRHIGLLCRGEGEQEFVVAELHLSKIRNKVHADIFFLKSAVPARCGEKWSSVRVPILHSGDPGDLLFWQTEGVVPVDHWLCWIDYSRGMLFCDFFTHSRMSRGVSAIDDGRALKFVHVARSDGIGHGALKPGASFTITCHTLRLDGSMALLKNKGMLGRMRWIEDSTATSDKLWPASAHRESPDEFPHDIVIFPQVNIDRPHVVHFLTSSYEPLKKMWLVAIDMNTATVESSSQYINGKEDLATVDSDLTTLRSTCPMPLLTCELSKYLNPPRKRKDVE, encoded by the exons atgtccgccgccgccttccccagCTGGGCGATCCTGGAGCCCTTCGTCTTCCGCCGGGACGACGACGCCTCCTTCCCGGACGAGTCCAAGGCGCCCGTCAGGGCGTCCGGCACCACatccttgggcgcccccttccGCATCGCCTTCTCCTTCGCCGAGCCCCCGCGCGTCTCCCGCCTCTACGCGCAGCTGCCGGGCTTCCCGGGCCCCGACAAGCTGACGCCCCTGGCTTTCCTGGCGACCCACCACCGCCTTGCCCTGCTCCAAGTCTGCACCTTGCTACCCAATTTCGTTATAGTGCAGGACTTCTTCATCTTCAGCGCCTACCACGACCCTTCCTCGCTCCAACGGCTCCCTCCTTCTAGCGAGATGGATGCCCAACCTCCTCCTGGTCATCTTGACTACCTAGTCGAGCGGCGCCTGCTGAGAGACCGACACATCGGCCTCTTGTGCCGAGGCGAAGGCGAGCAGGAGTTTGTGGTGGCAGAGCTCCATCTCTCCAAAATCCGCAACAAGGTCCACGCTGACATCTTCTTTTTGAAATCAGCTGTCCCAGCACGATGCGGCGAAAAGTGGAG CTCCGTGCGTGTGCCCATCCTCCACAGCGGCGACCCCGGCGATCTGCTCTTCTGGCAGACTGAAGGCGTCGTCCCCGTCGACCACTGGCTGTGCTGGATTGACTACTCCCGGGGCATGCTCTTCTGTGACTT CTTCACCCACAGCCGGATGTCCCGCGGCGTGTCCGCCATTGATGATGGCCGTGCGCTCAAGTTCGTCCATGTCGCCCGCAGTGATGGCATTGGCCATGGGGCACTCAAACCCGGTGCTAGCTTCACCATCACCTGCCACACCCTCAGATTAGACGGTAGCATGGCGTTGTTGAAGAACAAGGGCATGTTAGGCCGCATGAGGTGGATCGAGGACTCCACAGCCACCTCCGACAAGCTATGGCCAGCATCTGCACACAGGGAATCCCCTGATGAGTTCCCACATGACATTGTCATATTCCCCCAAGTGAACATCGACAGGCCACATGTGGTTCACTTCCTTACCAGCTCGTATGAGCCTTTGAAAAAGATGTGGCTGGTTGCCATTGACATGAACACTGCAACCGTGGAGTCTTCTTCTCAGTATATCAATGGGAAGGAGGATCTTGCAACTGTGGACTCCGACTTGACCACACTAAGGTCCACCTGTCCCATGCCCTTGCTTACCTGTGAGCTATCCAAGTACCTCAATCCCCCAAG GAAGAGGAAGGATGTGGAATGA
- the LOC120650720 gene encoding uncharacterized protein LOC120650720 isoform X1, with protein MSAAAFPSWAILEPFVFRRDDDASFPDESKAPVRASGTTSLGAPFRIAFSFAEPPRVSRLYAQLPGFPGPDKLTPLAFLATHHRLALLQVCTLLPNFVIVQDFFIFSAYHDPSSLQRLPPSSEMDAQPPPGHLDYLVERRLLRDRHIGLLCRGEGEQEFVVAELHLSKIRNKVHADIFFLKSAVPARCGEKWSSVRVPILHSGDPGDLLFWQTEGVVPVDHWLCWIDYSRGMLFCDLFGKPKPTVSFLRLPLDNLPNNFYNRSFTHSRMSRGVSAIDDGRALKFVHVARSDGIGHGALKPGASFTITCHTLRLDGSMALLKNKGMLGRMRWIEDSTATSDKLWPASAHRESPDEFPHDIVIFPQVNIDRPHVVHFLTSSYEPLKKMWLVAIDMNTATVESSSQYINGKEDLATVDSDLTTLRSTCPMPLLTCELSKYLNPPRKRKDVE; from the exons atgtccgccgccgccttccccagCTGGGCGATCCTGGAGCCCTTCGTCTTCCGCCGGGACGACGACGCCTCCTTCCCGGACGAGTCCAAGGCGCCCGTCAGGGCGTCCGGCACCACatccttgggcgcccccttccGCATCGCCTTCTCCTTCGCCGAGCCCCCGCGCGTCTCCCGCCTCTACGCGCAGCTGCCGGGCTTCCCGGGCCCCGACAAGCTGACGCCCCTGGCTTTCCTGGCGACCCACCACCGCCTTGCCCTGCTCCAAGTCTGCACCTTGCTACCCAATTTCGTTATAGTGCAGGACTTCTTCATCTTCAGCGCCTACCACGACCCTTCCTCGCTCCAACGGCTCCCTCCTTCTAGCGAGATGGATGCCCAACCTCCTCCTGGTCATCTTGACTACCTAGTCGAGCGGCGCCTGCTGAGAGACCGACACATCGGCCTCTTGTGCCGAGGCGAAGGCGAGCAGGAGTTTGTGGTGGCAGAGCTCCATCTCTCCAAAATCCGCAACAAGGTCCACGCTGACATCTTCTTTTTGAAATCAGCTGTCCCAGCACGATGCGGCGAAAAGTGGAG CTCCGTGCGTGTGCCCATCCTCCACAGCGGCGACCCCGGCGATCTGCTCTTCTGGCAGACTGAAGGCGTCGTCCCCGTCGACCACTGGCTGTGCTGGATTGACTACTCCCGGGGCATGCTCTTCTGTGACTTGTTCGGAAAGCCCAAGCCTACAGTCTCCTTCCTCAGGTTACCTTTGGACAATCTCCCTAATAATTTTTACAACCGCAGCTTCACCCACAGCCGGATGTCCCGCGGCGTGTCCGCCATTGATGATGGCCGTGCGCTCAAGTTCGTCCATGTCGCCCGCAGTGATGGCATTGGCCATGGGGCACTCAAACCCGGTGCTAGCTTCACCATCACCTGCCACACCCTCAGATTAGACGGTAGCATGGCGTTGTTGAAGAACAAGGGCATGTTAGGCCGCATGAGGTGGATCGAGGACTCCACAGCCACCTCCGACAAGCTATGGCCAGCATCTGCACACAGGGAATCCCCTGATGAGTTCCCACATGACATTGTCATATTCCCCCAAGTGAACATCGACAGGCCACATGTGGTTCACTTCCTTACCAGCTCGTATGAGCCTTTGAAAAAGATGTGGCTGGTTGCCATTGACATGAACACTGCAACCGTGGAGTCTTCTTCTCAGTATATCAATGGGAAGGAGGATCTTGCAACTGTGGACTCCGACTTGACCACACTAAGGTCCACCTGTCCCATGCCCTTGCTTACCTGTGAGCTATCCAAGTACCTCAATCCCCCAAG GAAGAGGAAGGATGTGGAATGA
- the LOC120650322 gene encoding DEAD-box ATP-dependent RNA helicase 35A produces MAATAASSAAAAAAANSDEDDNYEEYIPVAKRRAMEAERLRQLRLSKPAPASAAASSLPLPPPPPLPPAPQPSAPDAAAKPSLLVKATQLKRAAPEVTATEQRIQQEKEVIDNLSDFKSLRSVREIAKGIVYTDPIETGWKPPLRLRRMPLAKANELRRKWHIIVDGNDVPPPARDFRDLRLPEPMLRKLRERGIVQPTPIQVQGLPVVLSGRDMIGIAFTGSGKTLVFVLPLIMVALQEEILMPIVPGEGPFGMIICPSRELAKQTYDVIEQFLLPLKDAGYPEIRPLLCIGGVDMRTQLDVLKKGVHIVVATPGRLKDLLAKKKMNLDNCRYLTLDEADRLVDLGFEDDIKEVFDHFKDQRQTLLFSATMPQKIQNFAKNALVKPVTVNVGRAGAANLDVIQEVEYVKEDARIIYLLECLQKTPPPVLIFCENKADVDYIHEYLLLKGVEAVAIHGGKDQEERHNAIDSFKSGKKDVLVATDVASKGLDFPDIQHVINYDMPAEIENYVHRIGRTGRCGKTGIATTFINKNQTETTLLDLKHLLKEAKQRIPPVLAELDDPLEDEEIIAKESGVKGCAYCGGLGHRVGDCPKLEHQKSMAIAGSRKDYFGGGGYRGEI; encoded by the exons ATGGCGGCCACCGCggcctcctctgccgccgcggcggcggcggcgaactccGACGAGGACGACAACTACGAGGAGTACATCCCGGTGGCCAAGCGCCGGGCCATGGAGGCGGAGCGCCTCCGCCAGCTCCGCCTCTCCAAGCCGGCGCCGGcatccgccgcggcctcctccctcccgctgccgcctcccccgcccctgccgccggcgccgcagccctccgcccccgacgccgccgccaagccCAGCCTCCTCGTCAAGGCCACGCAGCTCAAGCGCGCGGCCCCGGAGGTGACCGCCACGGAGCAGCGCATCCAGCAGGAGAAGGAGGTCATCGACAACCTCTCCGACTTCAAGTCCCTCAGGTCCGTCCGCGAGATCGCCAAGGGCATCGTCTACACGGACCCGATCGAGACCGGGTGGaagccgccgctccgcctccgccgcatgCCGCTCGCCAAGGCCAACGAGCTCCGCCGCAAGTGGCACATCATCGTCGACGGCAACGAcgtcccgccgcccgcgcgggaCTTCCGCGACCTCCGCCTCCCGGAGCCCATGCTCCGGAAGCTGCGCGAGAGGGGCATCGTCCAGCCCACGCCCATCCAGGTGCAGGGGCTGCCCGTGGTTCTCTCCGGGCGCGACATGATCGGCATCGCCTTCACGGGGTCGGGGAAGACGCTCGTGTTCGTGCTGCCGCTTATCATGGTAGCGCTGCAGGAGGAGATATTGATGCCGATTGTGCCTGGGGAGGGCCCGTTTGGGATGATCATCTGCCCGTCGCGGGAGCTGGCCAAGCAGACCTATGATGTGATTGAGCAGTTCCTCCTTCCACTCAAGGATGCTGGGTACCCGGAGATAAGGCCTCTGCTTTGCATTGGGGGTGTGGATATGAGGACGCAGCTGGATGTGTTGAAGAAGGGCGTGCACATTGTGGTGGCAACGCCTGGCCGGCTCAAAGATTTGCttgccaagaagaagatgaatcTCGATAACTGCAG GTACTTAACCTTAGATGAAGCAGATAGGCTGGTTGATTTGGGATTTGAGGATGACATCAAGGAGGTTTTCGACCATTTCAAGGATCAAAGGCAGACCCTTCTTTTTTCTGCTACTATGCCCCAGAAGATTCAAAATTTTGCGAAGAATGCCCTTGTGAAACCAGTTACTGTCAATGTGGGGAGAGCTGGAGCAGCAAATCTTGATGTCATTCAAGAAGTCGAGTATGTCAAGGAAGACGCTAGAATTATATACCTCCTTGAATGCCTCCAAAAGACTCCACCGCCTGTTCTCATCTTCTGTGAAAACAAGGCTGATGTGGACTACATCCATGAGTACCTTCTTCTAAAGGGAGTGGAGGCTGTTGCGATCCATGGAGGAAAAGATCAAGAGGAAAGACACAATGCAATTGACTCCTTCAAGTCTGGGAAGAAGGATGTTCTGGTGGCTACTGATGTTGCATCGAAGGGTCTTGATTTCCCTGACATCCAGCATGTCATTAACTACGACATGCCTGCCGAAATAGAGAACTATGTCCACCGAATTGGTCGAACAGGTCGATGTGGGAAGACTGGCATAGCAACTACCTTCATCAACAAGAACCAAACAGAGACAACGCTTCTTGATCTCAAGCATCTGCTGAAGGAGGCAAAGCAGAGGATTCCACCGGTGTTGGCAGAGCtcgatgacccattggaggatgAGGAAATAATTGCCAAGGAGAGTGGTGTCAAGGGATGTGCATATTGTGGTGGGCTTGGCCATCGTGTTGGTGACTGTCCGAAGCTGGAGCACCAGAAATCCATGGCAATTGCAGGCTCGAGGAAAGACTACTTTGGCGGCGGGGGCTACCGAGGAGAAATATGA
- the LOC120650720 gene encoding uncharacterized protein LOC120650720 isoform X3, whose product MSAAAFPSWAILEPFVFRRDDDASFPDESKAPVRASGTTSLGAPFRIAFSFAEPPRVSRLYAQLPGFPGPDKLTPLAFLATHHRLALLQVCTLLPNFVIVQDFFIFSAYHDPSSLQRLPPSSEMDAQPPPGHLDYLVERRLLRDRHIGLLCRGEGEQEFVVAELHLSKIRNKVHADIFFLKSAVPARCGEKWSSVRVPILHSGDPGDLLFWQTEGVVPVDHWLCWIDYSRGMLFCDLFGKPKPTVSFLSDGIGHGALKPGASFTITCHTLRLDGSMALLKNKGMLGRMRWIEDSTATSDKLWPASAHRESPDEFPHDIVIFPQVNIDRPHVVHFLTSSYEPLKKMWLVAIDMNTATVESSSQYINGKEDLATVDSDLTTLRSTCPMPLLTCELSKYLNPPRKRKDVE is encoded by the exons atgtccgccgccgccttccccagCTGGGCGATCCTGGAGCCCTTCGTCTTCCGCCGGGACGACGACGCCTCCTTCCCGGACGAGTCCAAGGCGCCCGTCAGGGCGTCCGGCACCACatccttgggcgcccccttccGCATCGCCTTCTCCTTCGCCGAGCCCCCGCGCGTCTCCCGCCTCTACGCGCAGCTGCCGGGCTTCCCGGGCCCCGACAAGCTGACGCCCCTGGCTTTCCTGGCGACCCACCACCGCCTTGCCCTGCTCCAAGTCTGCACCTTGCTACCCAATTTCGTTATAGTGCAGGACTTCTTCATCTTCAGCGCCTACCACGACCCTTCCTCGCTCCAACGGCTCCCTCCTTCTAGCGAGATGGATGCCCAACCTCCTCCTGGTCATCTTGACTACCTAGTCGAGCGGCGCCTGCTGAGAGACCGACACATCGGCCTCTTGTGCCGAGGCGAAGGCGAGCAGGAGTTTGTGGTGGCAGAGCTCCATCTCTCCAAAATCCGCAACAAGGTCCACGCTGACATCTTCTTTTTGAAATCAGCTGTCCCAGCACGATGCGGCGAAAAGTGGAG CTCCGTGCGTGTGCCCATCCTCCACAGCGGCGACCCCGGCGATCTGCTCTTCTGGCAGACTGAAGGCGTCGTCCCCGTCGACCACTGGCTGTGCTGGATTGACTACTCCCGGGGCATGCTCTTCTGTGACTTGTTCGGAAAGCCCAAGCCTACAGTCTCCTTCCTCAG TGATGGCATTGGCCATGGGGCACTCAAACCCGGTGCTAGCTTCACCATCACCTGCCACACCCTCAGATTAGACGGTAGCATGGCGTTGTTGAAGAACAAGGGCATGTTAGGCCGCATGAGGTGGATCGAGGACTCCACAGCCACCTCCGACAAGCTATGGCCAGCATCTGCACACAGGGAATCCCCTGATGAGTTCCCACATGACATTGTCATATTCCCCCAAGTGAACATCGACAGGCCACATGTGGTTCACTTCCTTACCAGCTCGTATGAGCCTTTGAAAAAGATGTGGCTGGTTGCCATTGACATGAACACTGCAACCGTGGAGTCTTCTTCTCAGTATATCAATGGGAAGGAGGATCTTGCAACTGTGGACTCCGACTTGACCACACTAAGGTCCACCTGTCCCATGCCCTTGCTTACCTGTGAGCTATCCAAGTACCTCAATCCCCCAAG GAAGAGGAAGGATGTGGAATGA
- the LOC120650552 gene encoding probable E3 ubiquitin-protein ligase RHG1A, with the protein MEEYSDRRSRTEIAFRGRGSRFSYQNQSPEERTNHNSDGPGSSTRLDPMKTGVTDNQERPRYLHDSFKSSSSKVGHASSSKFPLRKFEEKRRQPLSTGVDIAESGRRKAEPFKQLESSKKIIVGDESSDTLRIESKGFTTEQGRLLTPGPECSHFAGPSGVSAHRAESLVRTASLSSRTHRQKEKEVNLGTPGACSSSLTNRSTMPRNSTTGVRPAYGHVSGVQRRGLKNLGCTSAPDVQPSGCSSDSVYSRRFEFMRKRASDPESFSRSRSFSGPSNSDHSSPTYIRDTGPRIRMNESLLSQQIIESRSRNQQESAVSVRTRRPSHATTLRAPDERADGMLSLHESSTRNGQSAQEHLSLEEVSTESSIRPLFAELPHDIYSFSHYQSSNSQAERGRPSSLFEESPPQMFHGLMGERDGHRRISMGGIAEVLLALQRSEQQAELAYEQLLVLETNLFLGAFASHDRHRDMRMDIDNMSYEELLALEERIGSVSTALSDEQFAKCLRRSIYCPVATGVNKSVIDDIKCSICQEEYKEGEEIGRLPCEHRYHVCCIGQWLRQKNWCPVCKESAVPSMVD; encoded by the exons ATGGAGGAATATTCAGACAGGAGATCCAGAACAGAAATTGCATTTCGCGGGAGGGGTTCCAGATTCTCTTATCAAAATCAAAGTCCTGAAGAGAGGACTAATCACAACAGTGATGGACCGGGAAGCAGCACTAGACTCGATCCTATGAAAACGGGAGTTACTGATAATCAAGAAAGACCAAGATATCTGCATGATTCGTTTAAATCTTCAAGCTCAAAAGTGGGGCATGCAAGTTCCTCCAAATTTCCACTTAGAAAGTTTGAGGAAAAGCGAAGGCAGCCTTTGTCGACAGGGGTTGACATTGCTGAAAGTGGTAGAAGAAAGGCTGAACCCTTCAAGCAGCTGGAGAGTAGTAAGAAAATCATTGTAGGTGATGAGAGTTCAGACACTCTGCGGATAGAATCAAAAGGTTTTACTACTGAACAAGGTCGTTTGTTAACACCTGGTCCAGAATGCTCTCATTTTGCTGGTCCTTCAGGTGTTTCTGCACATAGAGCCGAGTCCTTGGTCCGAACTGCTTCACTAAGTTCTAGGACACATAGacagaaagagaaagaggtgaATTTGGGTACTCCAGGAGCATGTTCTTCATCTTTGACTAATCGGTCTACTATGCCTAGAAATTCCACCACTGGTGTGAGGCCAGCTTATGGTCATGTTAGTGGAGTACAGAGACGTGGTCTTAAAAACCTTGGTTGTACTTCAGCACCTGATGTTCAGCCTTCAGGTTGTTCATCTGATTCTGTTTATAGTAGGAGGTTTGAGTTCATGAGAAAGAGGGCTTCTGATCCTGAAAGCTTTTCCAGATCAAGGAGCTTTAGTGGACCGTCTAATTCAGATCACTCATCTCCAACATATATTCGCGATACTGGTCCCAGAATCAGAATGAATGAATCATTACTTTCTCAACAAATAATAGAAAGCAGAAGCAGAAACCAACAGGAATCAGCAGTTTCAGTTAGGACAAGACGACCTTCTCATGCCACTACACTGAGGGCTCCTGATGAACGAGCAGATGGCATGCTTTCTTTGCATGAGTCATCCACAAGGAATGGGCAATCAGCTCAGGAACATCTTTCACTGGAAGAAGTCTCCACCGAGAGTTCAATAAGACCATTGTTTGCGGAATTACCTCATGATATTTACTCATTTAGTCATTATCAAAGCTCGAATTCTCAAGCTGAAAGAGGAAGACCAAGCTCCCTTTTCGAAGAAAGTCCTCCACAAATGTTCCATGGACTCATGGGGGAGAGAGATGGTCATAGACGCATAAGCATGGGAGGAATTGCAGAG GTTTTACTAGCATTACAGAGGTCTGAACAACAAGCTGAGCTGGCTTATGAG cAATTGCTGGTGCTGGAAACTAATCTATTCCTTGGTGCCTTTGCATCCCATGATAGACATAGAGACATGCGGATGGATATCGACAATATGTCATATGAG GAATTACTGGCACTAGAAGAGAGAATAGGTTCTGTAAGCACAGCCCTTTCTGATGAGCAGTTTGCGAAATGCCTCAGAAGAAGCATATATTGTCCAGTTGCTACAGGAGTAAATAAATCAGTCATAGATGACATAAAATGCAGCATATGCCAG GAAGAGTACAAGGAGGGTGAAGAAATTGGGCGGTTGCCATGTGAACACCGGTACCATGTGTGCTGCATTGGCCAGTGGCTTAGGCAGAAAAACTGGTGTCCAGTATGTAAAGAGTCAGCAGTACCTTCGATGGTGGACTAA